A region from the Euleptes europaea isolate rEulEur1 chromosome 13, rEulEur1.hap1, whole genome shotgun sequence genome encodes:
- the TENT5D gene encoding terminal nucleotidyltransferase 5D, which yields MMTEDLDHRFSCLTWEQIKILDQVLTEAIPIHGRGNFPTLEVKPKDIIHVVKEQLTKKQIVIRDIRLNGSTASHILAKQNGTSYKDLDIIFGVELPSEQEFQVVKEAVLNCLLDFLPKCVNKEKITAQTMKDAYVQKMVKVSTDHDRWSLISLSNNSGKNVELKFVNSLRRQFEFSVDSFQIILDSVLNVYSGVDSKLSEDSHLSVIAESMYGDFKEAMDHLKYKLIATRNPEEIRGGGLLKYSNLLVRDFKPADEKEIKSLERYMCSRFFIDFPDVAEQQRKIESYLRNHFIGEEKSKYDYLMTLRGVVNESTVCLMGHERRQTLNMITILALKVLGEQNIIPNAANVTCYYQPAPYISDRNFSNYYIAHGQPPFLYQPFSFQIHMQSGMV from the coding sequence ATGATGACTGAGGATTTAGATCACAGATTCAGTTGTCTCACCTGGGAACAGATTAAAATATTGGATCAAGTGCTAACAGAGGCAATACCCATTCATGGAAGAGGGAATTTCCCAACATTGGAGGTAAAGCCGAAGGACATCATTCACGTTGTCAAGGAGCAGCTGACCAAGAAGCAAATTGTCATCCGAGACATCCGCCTGAACGGCTCCACAGCGAGTCACATCCTTGCCAAGCAAAATGGCACCAGCTACAAAGATCTGGACatcatttttggggtggaacttcCCAGCGAGCAAGAGTTTCAGGTTGTTAAGGAGGCTGTCCTGAATTGCCTCTTGGACTTCTTGCCAAAATGCGTCAACAAGGAAAAGATCACGGCTCAGACTATGAAGGATGCCTACGTGCAGAAGATGGTCAAAGTGTCCACTGATCATGATCGCTGGAGTCTCATCTCCTTGTCcaacaacagcggcaagaatgTCGAACTCAAGTTTGTGAACTCCCTCAGGCGGCAATTTGAGTTCAGTGTCGATTCCTTTCAGATTATCCTGGACTCTGTGTTGAATGTTTATAGTGGCGTGGACAGCAAGCTGTCGGAAGACTCTCACCTGTCTGTTATTGCCGAGAGCATGTACGGAGACTTCAAGGAGGCCATGGACCACCTGAAATACAAACTGATCGCTACTAGGAACCCTGAAGAAATCCGTGGAGGAGGCCTTTTGAAATATAGCAACCTTCTGGTGCGGGATTTTAAGCCGGCGGACGAGAAGGAGATTAAATCGTTGGAGCGGTATATGTGCTCGCGGTTCTTCATTGATTTCCCTGATGTGGCAGAGCAACAGAGGAAGATCGAGTCCTACTTGCGCAACCATTTCATCGGGGAAGAGAAAAGCAAATACGACTACCTGATGACCCTACGCGGGGTGGTGAATGAGAGCACAGTTTGCCTCATGGGGCACGAGCGCAGGCAGACGCTCAACATGATCACCATTCTGGCACTAAAAGTGCTCGGAGAGCAGAACATCATTCCCAATGCGGCGAACGTGACATGCTACTATCAGCCTGCTCCATACATCAGCGACAGGAATTTCAGCAATTATTATATTGCCCATGGAcaacccccttttctctaccagcCCTTTTCCTTTCAGATACACATGCAGAGTGGTATGGTGTAG